The following coding sequences lie in one Zingiber officinale cultivar Zhangliang chromosome 2B, Zo_v1.1, whole genome shotgun sequence genomic window:
- the LOC122046076 gene encoding lysine-specific demethylase JMJ25-like — MDDYVGIPEDLRCKRSDGKQWRCSALSMPDKTVCEKHYIQAKRRAANSAQRASERKARRKSMDDGDIYLESRSKEVERSRSVSPMNNVGGAEWASRGRYKEKVSRSQGQGLYSREMARGVSAHGDFGRPTQDAEQDADYMEEDQIRSGYKTPPFGREAKNYGSGPADYSGKTSGSSDEVEGLTCHHCQRNDLASVVWCISCDSRGYCSNCISRWYADIPVEDIRQVCPACRGICNCRICLQADNLVKAKIHEMPAIDKLRYLHSLLKFILPILKNIYRDQCFEIGVETRAYGPKSDIPRAKIDADEQMCCDLCKVPILDYHRHCTKCSYDLCLNCCRDIRRASSVNLPIDGWSSDRSKDVTAETACPESSGKTETDECSINFAHQFPKWKANRDGTIPCCPVEAGGCGSSELVLRRLFKINWVAKLVKSAEEMVNGCITRDPDTLPVCPCQNNIVSELNGLSAFTCRQCSNRDSSIDNFLYSPVAQDIKLNGISHFHQHWSRGEPVVVRHTFECPLASSWDPTIIWRGIQEMIDKKTDDSIKVKAFSCNDQSEVELQLGQFIKGYSECTCEDGLPAMLRIKDWPTPSVVDEFILCQRPEFLVNFPLIEFLHYKWGILNLVSKLPHDTMQNEIGPRLVISYGTHKELSKGAPVANLQVNMGDMVSLLMHTPEAAMMRSEFDRNFNKFKPENPLEDDYLTYSNMPSNGITRQPALESQEHCKENEFSSGLKVTEDNPMDFHEFNSNGSSGHEKRDSSCPDPSERTCPGVVWDVFRRQDIPKLNEFLKTHWKHLTDTTDSVLPVYDQAVYLSKDQKQMLKEEFRIEPWSFVQHVGEAVFIPSGCAFQLRYLQSSVQLVLNFLSPESLRVSSLMAEEIRCLPNNHEAKIKMLEVGKMALYAASSAVKEIQKITLDPKFSSDIKFENQNLTALVSENLEKVIKRRRPICG, encoded by the exons ATGGATGACTATGTGGGGATACCTGAGGACTTAAGGTGCAAGAGATCGGACGGGAAGCAGTGGAGGTGCAGCGCGCTGTCGATGCCAGATAAGACTGTCTGTGAGAAGCACTACATCCAGGCGAAGAGGCGGGCAGCAAACTCGGCACAGCGAGCTAGTGAGCGGAAAGCAAGGAGGAAGTCAATGGACGACGGTGATATCTACTTGGAGAGCAGAAGTAAGGAGGTTGAGAGGTCCAGGTCTGTGTCTCCAATGAATAATGTAGGTGGCGCAGAGTGGGCGTCCAGGGGCAGGTACAAGGAGAAGGTGTCTAGAAGTCAGGGACAGGGCTTGTACTCGCGCGAGATGGCTAGGGGGGTTTCAGCCCATGGTGATTTTGGCAGACCTACTCAGGACGCTGAGCAAGATGCAGATTACATGGAGGAGGATCAAATTAGATCAGGATACAAAACTCCACCATTTGGCAGGGAAGCAAAGAATTATGGAAGTGGTCCAGCC GATTATTCAGGCAAAACTTCGGGTTCATCTGATGAGGTGGAAGGATTAACTTGTCATCACTGTCAGAGGAATGATCTAGCAAGTGTTGTATGGTGTATTAGTTGTGACAGCAGAGGCTATTGTAGCAATTGCATATCAAGATG GTATGCTGACATTCCAGTGGAGGATATCCGTCAGGTTTGCCCAGCTTGTCGTGGTATTTGCAACTGTAGAATATGCTTGCAAGCTGACAACTTAGTTAAG GCTAAGATACATGAGATGCCTGCCATAGATAAATTGAGATATCTTCATAGCCTTTTGAAATTCATCCTCCCTATCCTGAAGAATATATATAGGGATCAATGCTTCGAAATTGGAGTTGAAACAAGGGCGTATG GGCCTAAATCTGATATTCCTAGGGCAAAGATAGATGCTGATGAACAGATGTGCTG TGACTTGTGCAAGGTGCCAATACTTGATTATCATCGGCATTGCACCAAGTGCTCATATGATTTATGCCTCAACTGCTGTCGTGATATTCGACGGGCATCTTCAGTTAATCTGCCCATCGATGGTTGGTCATCTGATAGAAGCAAAGATGTCACTGCTGAAACCGCATGTCCAGAATCATCTGGAAAAACTGAGACTGATGAATGCTCAATTAACTTTGCCCATCAATTTCCCAAGTGGAAAGCAAACAGAGATGGCACAATCCCATGTTGCCCTGTTGAGGCAGGTGGTTGTGGCTCCTCAGAATTAGTTTTAAGACGGCTTTTCAAAATAAATTGGGTTGCAAAACTGGTTAAAAGTGCTGAGGAAATGGTCAATGGATGCATAACTCGAGATCCAGATACTTTGCCAGTCTGCCCTTGTCAAAATAATATTGTTTCTGAATTGAATGGGTTAAGTGCATTCACTTGTCGCCAATGCTCCAATAGAGATAGTAGCATTGATAATTTCTTGTACTCTCCAGTAGCACAAGACATAAAACTTAATGGTATAAGTCATTTTCATCAGCATTGGTCTAGGGGTGAACCAGTTGTTGTAAGACACACATTTGAGTGCCCATTGGCTTCAAGTTGGGATCCAACTATTATCTGGAGAGGCATTCAAGAAATGATAGACAAGAAAACTGACGATAGTATAAAGGTGAAAGCCTTCAGCTGTAATGATCAGTCAGAG gttgaacttcaactaggtcaGTTCATTAAAGGATATTCAGAGTGTACATGCGAAGATGGCTTGCCAGCAATGTTAAGAATAAAGGATTGGCCAACTCCAAGTGTAGTGGACGAGTTTATATTATGTCAAAGACCAGAATTTCTTGTTAATTTCCCTTTGATTGAATTTCTTCATTACAAGTGGGGTATTCTGAATCTTGTTTCCAAGTTGCCACATGATACAATGCAAAATGAAATAGGCCCTAGACTTGTTATTTCTTATGGCACGCACAAAGAGCTCAGTAAAGGTGCTCCTGTTGCCAACCTTCAAGTTAATATGGGTGATATG GTTTCCCTATTAATGCACACACCAGAGGCAGCTATGATGAGATCTGAATTTGATAGGAACTTCAATAAGTTTAAACCTGAAAATCCGCTCGAGGATGACTACCTTACATATTCTAATATGCCTTCCAATGGGATTACACGGCAACCTGCTCTTGAATCTCAAGAACATTGTAaagaaaatgagttttcctcGGGTCTCAAAGTGACCGAGGATAATCCTATGGATTTTCATGAATTCAATAGCAACGGTTCAAGTGGCCATGAAAAGAGGGATTCTTCTTGTCCCGACCCTTCTGAAAGAACATGCCCTGGAGTTGTATGGGATGTTTTCCGCCGACAAGACATTCCTAAGCTCAATGAGTTCTTGAAGACACATTGGAAACACCTCACAGATACTACAGATTCA GTCTTGCCTGTTTATGATCAAGCAGTGTATCTAAGTAAAGATCAGAAGCAAATGCTAAAGGAAGAATTTA GAATCGAGCCATGGTCTTTCGTGCAACATGTCGGTGAGGCTGTTTTTATTCCTTCTGGATGCGCTTTTCAGCTTAGGTATCTCCAG TCATCAGTGCAGCTGGTCCTCAACTTCTTATCTCCAGAGAGCTTAAGGGTGTCATCTCTTATGGCCGAAGAGATTCGCTGCCTTCCGAATAATCATGAAGCAAAGATTAAGATGCTGGAG gTGGGAAAGATGGCCTTGTATGCCGCTAGTTCAGccgtcaaagaaattcaaaaaataacacTTGATCCCAA GTTTAGTTCAGACATCAAATTTGAGAACCAAAACCTGACTGCATTAGTCTCTGAAAACTTGGAAAAGGTCATAAAGCGAAGACGACCCATTTGCGGTTGA